CCGTGTCCGTCATTCCGCACTCTCCTTCTCGCGCCGCACGGCCGGCCGCCGACGCGGGCCGACGGAGAGCGTGGGCCGCGAATTGACCCAGTCCTGATCGAACTTCCCTGTCGCCGCGTAGCCGCGGGAGATCTCCGCGAGCTCCTCCGCGCCGAAGACGTCCTCGATCCGCTCGAAGCCCCCCGGCGCCCGCTGGTGCGCCAGCGTCAGCACCTTCTCCGGCCCCATGGAGCGGTTGCTCCTCTGCAGTTCCGTCATCTGCGGCAGCCGGTCCGCCTCGTACGCGCGCAGGGCGTCGCCCGGGTCGGAGCACGTGGCGAGGTGCCGGGCCAGCACCCGCGCGTCGACGACGGCCTGGGTGGCGCCGTTGGACCCGGCGGGGTACATCGCGTGGGCGGCGTCCCCCAGGAGGGTCGCGCGGCCGAAGGTCCACCGGGGGAGCGGGTCCCTGTCGGTCATCGGGTACCGGTGGATCCGCTCGGTGTCCGCGAACAGCCGGGCGAGGTCCACCTCCGGCGGCGACCAGTCGCCGAACTCGCCCAGGAGGCGTCGCCGCAGGCCGTCGACGTCCGCGGCGGAGCGCCCGCCGGGGGAGGCGTCCGGGAAGGCGGCGACCCAGTTGACGAGGCACCGGCCCGTCGTCTCGTCCCGGTCGATCGGGTACAGCACCAGCCGTCTCCGGTCGTCGCCGAGGACGGTCATGGAGGCCCCGGTGAGGAACCCGGGGGCCCACACGGTCCCCCGGTGCATCGTCACGCCGTTGCCGGGGGGAGGGCCCTCGTCCGGGTAGAAGGACGCGCGCACGGCCGAGTGGATGCCGTCCGCCCCGACCAGGACGTCCGTCTCCACTCCGCGCGTGCCGCCGCCCTCGTCCGCGAAGACGGCCCGCGTCCCGCCCGGCCCGTCGTCCAGGCCGGTGAACCGGGCGCCGGTGACGAGCGCGCGGTCGCCCAGGCGGTGCCGTACCTCCGCCTCCAGCACCGCGTGCAGACGGGCGTGCGACACCGAGAGCTGGGGCCAGCGGTAACCCGCCGACAGCCCCCGGTCCTCCCGCCAGACCAGGCGGCCCGCCGGGGTGCACAGCACCAGCTCCCGGGTCTGCACGGCATGGTGGCGCAGCGCGTCGAGGAGTCCGAGCTCCGCCAGTTCGCGGACGGCGTTGGGCAGGACGTTCAGACCGAACCCCGGCGGGCGCGGACGGGCGGCGGCCTCGAAGACGGTGACGTCCTCGAACCCCGCGGCGTGCAGGCTCGTCGCGGTGGCCAGCCCGCCGATTCCGGCCCCGACTATCGTGATTCTCATGGCCCGTGCTCTCACTCCGGATCGTGACGGTGGCTTCACCGCGCGGCGGTCGGCCCGAACGCGGCGTGGTTCTGCCGGGTGAGGGCGAGGATCTCGTCGAGGAGCTCCGTGCTTCCGCCGCCGCTGCCCAGTTCGTAGAGCCGCAGCTCCTCCTGATAGGCGCGCCGCGCCATGACCAGGTGCTTTCCGCGGAACGAGGCCAGCGTTCTGAGCGCCTCCCGCAGAGCCCTCGCCCCGGCCTGCACGTGCCGCGTCTCGTCCGGGGAGAGGGAGTCCTCCAGGGCCTCGGCGTAACGGGACGCCAGGGACGGCGAGGCCCGCCATTCCGCGTACCGGTCCCGCCAGTCGGGCAGCGTGTGCGCGGCGACCTCGTCACAGAACGCCAGGTATTCCGCCCCGCCCCGGTCCGACGCCCACAGCAGCACGTCGACCAGGAAGAGGGGGATGTGGGCCGCGGCCGGGCCCATGTACAGGCGGCCCGCCACGCGGACGTCCTCGAAGTAGGGCCGCAGCTCGCGGGCGAAGAACTCGGGGGAGACGCCCAGCAGCACGCGCTTCATCGTCGCGTCGACCGCGCCGAGGCACGCGACCAGGCACGCCCAGTCGTCGTCGTGCCCGGACCGGCGCGGATCCGCCGCGCACAGCGAGCGGCCGGCCTCCAGAGCCCGCGCCAGTTCCGGTACGCACGTCCGCACCGCGCCGATGAGGCCGCGCTCCATCGCGTGCCCGGTGTAGAGCCGCTCCCGCTCTCCCGGGGGGTTCCAGGACGTGTAGTGGTAGACCGTGTCGCGCGGTATCAGACGCGTCCGCCGGCCGAGCAGTTCGAAGGGCACCCCGGCGTCCGGGAGGACGTCGAAGGCGACCACGCCGTGCCGCTTCAGGCTGCCGAGGTACATCCCGAGGTCGCGCATCGCGGCGAGGCACTCCGGCAGCGTGAAGCCCGCGACGCGCTCCTCCGTGGGGAGCGCCTCGCCGAGGACCCGCGTCAACGCGTCGACGTCCGCGGTCTCGTTCAGCTTGGGCAGGCGCCGCAGGTCCGCGTCGAGGTGCAGCGGATCGAGCCGTGCCACCTCCGCGTTGAACTCCTCGGAGGCGACGTCCAGCTGTCTTCGGGAACGCATACGAACCAACTCCAGGTGGGTGTCCCCCCGGTCACGTGGTGCCGGAGAAGGCGTGCCGGGGCCGAAGCCCCCGGCACCCCGCCGCTGCGATCAGCGGCGGGTGACGGGCAGGCGTGCGGTGGTGGGGGTGGCGCCGGCCGTCCCGGCCACGGCCGCGAGGTGCTCCCACCGACGCGACTCCATGCGCTCACCCTGTCGTCGAGAATCCCAACTCAGTATCTGCACAGAGGAGTTGTGGGTAAGGGGAGGAGTGGAGGGCAGGAGGCGGCAGGCAGAGGACGGACCCGCCGACGAGCGCGGGGCGCCGGGCAGGGAGTCGCCACTCGCCGGTCCGGTCGTCGGCGACGAACGAACCGACTCCGGAAGTTCGCGTGGTGCATGGCATCCTCCTGGGCTGTGCGGCCGTGGCTGTCTCTCTTCGAGCCGTGGCGTTCGGTCCGGGCGTGCGGTCGCGCCGACGAGCGAGGAGCCGCGTCGTCACACGGGCGACCACGGCCGGGTCCGGCACGGTGTGGGGTTCGGCCCCGGGTGCACCCGGGGTACGTCGGGCGGCGCGGCGGCCGCCGAGGTGAAGCGCGGCCCCCGCGACCGGATGGGGTGACGGGGGCTTCATCTGGAGTTTTCCGAGCCGTGCTGCGACGTCGGCCTGTGCCTGGATCCCGGGAACGCCGTCGACGTTACCAGCGGGCTTGTCGTCCGAACACGGTGTCATTCCACGTGTGTGTGTGCGGTTTTCACCTGATGGCGGTGGTCACGGGCGCGTCGCCCGTCCTCGGTGTCGGGGGCGATGGCGGGCAGCACCGCGAGGGCGATGAGGACGCCGGCCGCCGCGATCGCGGCACCGGTCGGCATGCCGAGCGCACAGCCGTCCGCGAGGGCTTCCGGGGTGCCGGTGTCCCCGGCGCGGGCGTCGGCGACGGTGCCCAGGGCGGCCGGGCCGAGCGCGGCACCGATCCGGCGCGAACCGGTGAGGAGGGCCGAGGCCGAGCCCGCCTCGTGCTCCTCGACGCCGCTCGTGCCGAGCGAGGCCATGGGGGCGAGACAGAGACCGATGCCGACGCCGGAGACGAGCGACGGCCCGAGGACGTCGACGGCGAACGAGCCGTCGGCGGTGAAGAGGCTGAACCAGGCGAAGCCGACGCCGGTCAGCGGACCGCCGATCGCCGGCACCGTCCGCGGAACCAGGGCGCCGCCCGGCCTGACGGCGAGCACCGAGCCGAGGACGACGCCGAACGCGAACGGCAGGAACTCGACGCCGCTGCGCGCGGGGCTGCTCCCGAGCACCGGCGTACCGGCCGAGCGGACCGCCCAGGTCGACCGGACCGAGCCGGAACGGGGAACCCGACTGCCGGACGCCGTCCGCGACGGGTCTGCTGGAAGGCGAGGCCGCCGCCCCCGCAGGATCATCGAGCCGACCGTCCCGCCGTCCCGGCCTGCGCCTCCCGCGCCGTCAGACGGACCGCGGCGCGCTCAACGGCACGGCTCGGCACGGCATGGCACGGCACCGCACGGCATGGCACGGCACGGCATGGCATCGCATTCCGCCGGACAGGCGGACCCGCCGTACCCAGGTCGGACGCGACCCGGGACTTCAGAACCACGTGCCCCGGCCGGAGGACACGGCCCGGCTCAGGACCTCGTGCCCCGGCCGGAGGGACTCGGCCCGGCCCCGGCGCGCGGTGAACCGTGCCGCCCGCCGCGCCCGATCACTGAAGCCCTGCCTCCGGCTCCGGCCCGCCCTCCCCGGACGTCGTCGGGTCGGCCGCCTCCGGCGCGTCCACGGGGGACAGGACGGTGGTCTGCTGCACCGTCACCCCCGGGACGCGGCGCCGCAGCCAGTCGACCACGGCCTGCGGCGACAGCACCGCCGCGGCCTGGTGGATCCCGCGCAGCACCTGCCGGTTGGTCACCGCGGCCGCGGCGAACGCCCCGACCGCCCCGGTCAGCCGCGCGGCGTCGTCGCCGCGGATCACCACCGCCCGGGTGACCGGGACGCCCTCCTGGTTCCAGCCGTCCAGACGTCCCCACAGCACGTGGTACGGGGTGCGGCCGGCCGCGTCGAGCGCGCTGGAACGCACCAGCACGTCGGCCCTGGCCGCGAGGCTCAGCCCGGCCGAGTGCTCACCGTGCGACCGGACCAGGGTGTCGAGCAGCGTGGGTCCGTCGAAGGCGTTGTACCACTTCGCCTCCCGCAGACCGAGCGTCCGCGCCCGGTCCACCAGCTCCTCCGTCAGGAACGGATGCGCCGTGAGCGGCCGCGACACCCCGGGCACCATGAAGCGCGGCTCGATCTCCAGCGCCGAGGGCACCACCCGCCCCCGCCACACCGCCGACGGGGTGCCGTAGCCGCGGTCGACGCTCAGCAGGGCGTCCACCGCCCCGGCGCGGGTCAGCGGCCCCACCCCCGCGTAGCAGCCCGTGAACGTCCCACCGCTGCCCAGACCGTGCGCCAGCAGTTCGGGCAGAAGCCCGGAGAGTCCCGGGGACAGCCCGGCCGACAGGACCGCGGTGCGCTCCGGCACCGGCTCGGACGCACTGCCGTCGTCCATGACGTCCACGTAGTCCGCCCCGGCCTCGAAGGCCGCCCGGCGGACCCGGTCGACCAGCAGGTAGGCGGGGCCCGAACAGTTGAGGACGGTACGGCAGCCCTCGCTGAAGCGGACCAGGCTGTCGGCGTTGTTCGCGTCCACCCACATGGCCTCGGCGCGCCCGGGCAGCGAGGTCGCGAAGGCGCGCGCCGCGTCCGTGTGACGCCCGCCGATCCGGAGCCGGTACCGGCCTTCGGCGGCGAGGCTGCGGGCCGCGTGCCGGCCGACCGCGCCGTACGCCCCGATGATGCCGATCACGGGCGCCTTGCGCGTCGTCATGCCGGCGCTCCCGCCGACCGCCGCACCCCGCGACCGGCCGCCACGACCGGGCGTCCGTACGCAGGGAAGGGAGCCCGCGCGTGGATCCGGGGGCCCTCTCCGCGTAACGCGGGCCCTGACGCGGTGAGTGGGGGAACGCACTCCGCAACACGCATAGCGCCATGCCTCTCGTCGTCACCGTACTGAGGAGAATCCGCACCGGAGCGGTGTCGACGCCAGCTTCACACAACACCACCGGCACAGCTCCGGCCACCGTCGTCAATCAGCCATAGGAACGGCCGGTATGGGGCACGCGGTCCGGCCGACGACGCGTGCCCGGCCGGCGCGGGGCGGCACCCGCCACCGCTCGGCGGCCGGGGACCCACCAGCTGTGCGAGCAGCCCGTCGACGAACGCCTCCAGGCCCTCGTGGCAGGGGGCCCGCGTGACCAGTTCCGGCCGCTCGCTCAGGGCGGCCGGCAACGGCACCGTCGACACGTCGAGGACGTCGGCCGACCCGCCGGCGGCGCGCCGGCGGTCGGAGAGCCCCCTCACCGCCCCGGCGGCGTCGTGCCCCCTCGGCCGTGACCCGGCGGCCCCGGGCCCTGGGGCCTTGGGGCCTGAGGCACTGGCACCCGGCGGCACCGCGCGCGGACGCGCGTCCAGACGCCGGCACGATGTCGGCGCCGACCACCCCACCCGGCACCGCGGCCACCCCACCCCGCAGCCCCGCAGCTCCCGCACCCCGCAGTCCCCACCCCGCAGCCCGCGCGGCCCGCAGGCGTCGGCCCGCCGCCACGCGCGCGTGCGCCACCTCGAGCGCCGGGCTCGCCCGGGTCCGGGCCCGGCGGTGTCCGCCGCCGCGGCGCCGCACCTCCCTCCGCGAGCGCCGCCGCCGCGGCCTCGGCCGCCCGTCGGCCGACCCCGCCGCCGCGCCGCTCCCGCGCCAGAGGTCACACTCTCCCTCGTGACCACCAGCACCTCCTCCGCCGCCCACCGGCCCATCCCCGCCCCCGACAACGGCCCCCACCTCCGCCCCCACCTCCACCCCCGCCCCGGCACCGGTCACGCCCCCTCCCACCACGGCGAGCTCCTCCAGGGCGTCTTCGCCGACTCCGACGGCCGCCCGTGCGCCGGCCTCGTCACCCTCCCCACGACCACCCCCGGCACCCGCGCCGACTTCACCCCCCACCCCGGCACCCCGCCCGACGCCGTCACCGTCGTCCCCGCCGACCGCACCAAGGCCGCCCGCGCCGCCCGGCTCGCCGTCGCCGCCTGCGCGGCCCGCACCGGCCGCCCCGCCCACGGCGGCACCCTCCACCTCACCGGCGCCGTCCCGCTCGGCCTCGGCATGGGCAGCTCCACCAGCGACGTCCTCGCCACCGTGCGCGCCGTCGCCGACGCGTACGGGCTCCGCCTCGACCCCGGCACCACCGCCCGGCTC
The Streptomyces roseofulvus genome window above contains:
- a CDS encoding FAD-dependent monooxygenase; translated protein: MRITIVGAGIGGLATATSLHAAGFEDVTVFEAAARPRPPGFGLNVLPNAVRELAELGLLDALRHHAVQTRELVLCTPAGRLVWREDRGLSAGYRWPQLSVSHARLHAVLEAEVRHRLGDRALVTGARFTGLDDGPGGTRAVFADEGGGTRGVETDVLVGADGIHSAVRASFYPDEGPPPGNGVTMHRGTVWAPGFLTGASMTVLGDDRRRLVLYPIDRDETTGRCLVNWVAAFPDASPGGRSAADVDGLRRRLLGEFGDWSPPEVDLARLFADTERIHRYPMTDRDPLPRWTFGRATLLGDAAHAMYPAGSNGATQAVVDARVLARHLATCSDPGDALRAYEADRLPQMTELQRSNRSMGPEKVLTLAHQRAPGGFERIEDVFGAEELAEISRGYAATGKFDQDWVNSRPTLSVGPRRRPAVRREKESAE
- a CDS encoding monodechloroaminopyrrolnitrin synthase PrnB family protein codes for the protein MRSRRQLDVASEEFNAEVARLDPLHLDADLRRLPKLNETADVDALTRVLGEALPTEERVAGFTLPECLAAMRDLGMYLGSLKRHGVVAFDVLPDAGVPFELLGRRTRLIPRDTVYHYTSWNPPGERERLYTGHAMERGLIGAVRTCVPELARALEAGRSLCAADPRRSGHDDDWACLVACLGAVDATMKRVLLGVSPEFFARELRPYFEDVRVAGRLYMGPAAAHIPLFLVDVLLWASDRGGAEYLAFCDEVAAHTLPDWRDRYAEWRASPSLASRYAEALEDSLSPDETRHVQAGARALREALRTLASFRGKHLVMARRAYQEELRLYELGSGGGSTELLDEILALTRQNHAAFGPTAAR
- a CDS encoding saccharopine dehydrogenase NADP-binding domain-containing protein, with protein sequence MTTRKAPVIGIIGAYGAVGRHAARSLAAEGRYRLRIGGRHTDAARAFATSLPGRAEAMWVDANNADSLVRFSEGCRTVLNCSGPAYLLVDRVRRAAFEAGADYVDVMDDGSASEPVPERTAVLSAGLSPGLSGLLPELLAHGLGSGGTFTGCYAGVGPLTRAGAVDALLSVDRGYGTPSAVWRGRVVPSALEIEPRFMVPGVSRPLTAHPFLTEELVDRARTLGLREAKWYNAFDGPTLLDTLVRSHGEHSAGLSLAARADVLVRSSALDAAGRTPYHVLWGRLDGWNQEGVPVTRAVVIRGDDAARLTGAVGAFAAAAVTNRQVLRGIHQAAAVLSPQAVVDWLRRRVPGVTVQQTTVLSPVDAPEAADPTTSGEGGPEPEAGLQ